CCAGCTTCACTCTGTTCCCCAGCTTAAGCCTACTTTCCTAGCCAGACTTTCCCTGGTCAGGTGCCAGTTCCCAGTCTTTCCCTGCTTTATCAGTCAAGTATTCCTTTCTTATCCTTTGCCCCCTAACTCAACTAGGCCTCTTTCCCTTGATCAGCCACGTCTCCTTCCCTAACCAGTCCCACCCCATTATCCCCTTCCTAGCCTGGCCTCCCTCTTCACCCTGTGCCAGGTTCCCTTAACTAGCCATCTCCCCTTCTTCTGTCTGTTCCCCTTTCCCCTGCCATGTCCCACTCATCCTCCTAGACTGACCCCTTCCCCAGTTTTCACCCTCCTTCCCAGCCAGGCCCCATTCTACAGATTATGCCTCCCTTCCTGGCCTATTCTGTCTCCAGCCAGCATTCTCACCCCTATAAAAGGCTCTCTTCTCACAATGCATCCAAATACCTAGCTTTCTTGGGGACTTCCTCTTCTCAGCCAGCTGTCTCTATGAAAATGTAACTGATGCACACATTTACACAGTGAGCAATCTGGTAGGATTCcatatttgtattttgaaaacaGGACCCCTGacccttaggaaaaaaaaaagcagtggtaCTTTCCCTCTTGCAACTAGCCCTGGACTGGCAAGTTTTGGAAAGTGGGAGTTCTTTTTCATGCATAGCAATGAGAACACCCTTAACTGAAGCCATTTCATGTTTTCACTGAGTGAAACATCAACTCAGGATAGCCTCAACCATCTTGTTACTCCCTAAATCCTTCCCTGGAAAGCATTCCACTCCAGGCTGCCACCAAGACTGCAGGCCCATTCCTCCTCCCCAAAGCCTCACCTTTTCCTGTGTCCTCCCCGTTCACTCCTACTCCCTAACCCTCCAGGCTTCCTTTGCTGAAGTAGATTCTGGGATACAAGCTCTATATGAACTAAGCCAGCTATACAAAAATAGAGAACTAGGTATTTTTAAACTGCTTTTATTCTTTAAACACATCACATACATTTTCtgatgttatatattttattttagaaatttgctGTGTACAATTCTTAAATGAATGTAAGTAATCTCACTGAAATACAGGATCtaaaggttatttttaaatttattgcaaATCATTTCACTCTTACTATTTTTTTTGGGGCAAATTCAAGATAACAACATGTCTCAAATATCAACAAAAGTATattgctcacttttttttttgcttcataacAGTTGCAGATATAACAAGAATCAactactttaatatttttaaaatcttttaaaatacttgttATTTCTAAGAATTAAGGAAAATTACTAAGTTCAGATTTTTCACACTTCATACCGGTTGTAgatagaacaaaataaataagatctTTCACATCTTAGAGCGCTTATCAGTTTAGATAAATCTATTTTCTATACTTAATGGTTACATTTAACTTCTAAATTTAACAAATGCTATTAGAGTTCAGCAAGCATCTAAACTACAATTAATTTGcaaccacacaaggttttatgaaaaaacaaagcaaaatactaGAGGAGGTCTTATTTGTAACTTGAGACATCTCCTGAGTAGCCAGGTAAAGGGAAAAGCAACCCCCTCCAACAGCCCACAGTACATTTTTCCCCAAAGAACTAAGCAAAAGTCATTCTCAAAACAAATCATTTTGATCACATCAGCTCCTTTAAATAATTAATACATTCACAGGACAACGGCAAGATTCTGAGCTAAACCGATTCCCCCCCACCAAGGTGAAGACTGCATCAAACCAAGCTGCCATTTTTTGAGCCTCACAGTTATTTGCAACAAGACCAATCCTCacggtgggggctggggagagagacCCTTCAGGCAAGAAGTGGTGAAAACTTGGCAAACTCACTCCCCTTAGAGAGGACTATACAGATCTCTTAAGAAAACTCGGGGAAGATGGTAGGGGATAGAAGAGCGAGGGGGGTAGGTAGGGGGtggagggcagagagggagggggtgagctctaagtaaaatgaagaaaaaaaacaaacaagaaaaccgaaggaaaaaagaaaacagagcctACTGAGGAGACGCGGTAGCGCCGGCTTCGGCTCCGGTGGCAACGGCCACAGCGATGGCAAAGGCAGGCCTAGAAGAGACGAGGGGCTGCGCCTCCAGCGGCGCCGGCCTCCTGCGGCTTCACGGAGTTGTAGTGCGCCCCGAAGTTGCAGGTGTAGCGCACGTAGACCAGGATTAGCGGCTTCCTGGTGTACTCCTCTCCAATGACGACGGCTGGCGAGTCAGCCTGGATCACCTCGATGGGGGTCTGCAGGACGTGTGACAGGGCTCTCAGCTCCAGCTGGCCTCCCCACGATGCACTGCCCACGATGTCGTCGCAGTAGCTCAAGAAGTAGTCGCGGCTGTAGGCGTCACCGGGTTCGAGGTCGTTGAAGAAAGGCAAGAAATCATCGACGTGCTTCCGCATGTACTCGGCGGTGCGTCTCCGCAGGCTCTCCACAGTCACGGAGAACACCAGTTGGTCCTGGATGGCACGATACATGCAGTGGCTATCAGTTGGCATATCCTTCATCTCTAGATGCTTGGCCCCCAGGATGGCGCTGAGCTTCTCTTCCTCGTCTTGGCGGAAGCTGGCCAGATACTCCATGTCAGCCTCCGCAATCCTCTCCTGGCGTGCTCTCTCGAGGGCTGCCCTTCTTTCGCGCTTTCTCTGTGCCCTGGAGAAGCACGGAGGCTGGTTCTCGAG
The nucleotide sequence above comes from Capricornis sumatraensis isolate serow.1 chromosome X, serow.2, whole genome shotgun sequence. Encoded proteins:
- the OTUD6A gene encoding OTU domain-containing protein 6A, whose translation is MEDSRSEQQRMLRRHNREKKELQARIQLMKSSVPKSDKKKRKQLNLDVARLEAEMEQKHQQELEKFQGFPDTSNVDSVTESLAKMDLENQPPCFSRAQRKRERRAALERARQERIAEADMEYLASFRQDEEEKLSAILGAKHLEMKDMPTDSHCMYRAIQDQLVFSVTVESLRRRTAEYMRKHVDDFLPFFNDLEPGDAYSRDYFLSYCDDIVGSASWGGQLELRALSHVLQTPIEVIQADSPAVVIGEEYTRKPLILVYVRYTCNFGAHYNSVKPQEAGAAGGAAPRLF